The Megalobrama amblycephala isolate DHTTF-2021 linkage group LG7, ASM1881202v1, whole genome shotgun sequence genome window below encodes:
- the cbx8b gene encoding chromobox protein homolog 8b produces MELSAVGERVFAAESIIKRRIRRGRMEYLVKWKGWSAKYSTWEPEENILDSRLFVAFEEREREREIFGPKKRGPKLKTFLLKAQAKEKAKSYEFRNESSRGIHVAYPSPEPVVTPRAREGLRAVVPTIFPPSTVNRGESVRLSPPEPREHRSSPSARPSTDAFTLAPKKRGRKPKLLFTDSYTSSLHPEHAKRAADETMASIPSKMAKLGLGEEEERCSEMSGRIKISHKHMNATYLHKQNRVFPSRSTQHISPEWNLHSSRVDADLQGCRTNPQTSLFHHKHLKHHSKRRTFEHGDSTSRQPSLIAKIPVSRIYGEPEEGDAWRPTFSNVEKVIVTDVTTNFLTVTIKESSTDEGFFKDKR; encoded by the exons ATGGAGCTATCGGCTGTCGGGGAGAGGGTGTTCGCGGCCGAATCGATCATCAAGAGACGAATACGACGG GGTCGAATGGAATATCTCGTTAAATGGAAGGGCTGGTCAGCCAA GTACAGTACTTGGGAACCAGAGGAAAATATCCTAGACTCGCGCCTTTTCGTTGCCTTTGAAGAGag GGAGCGTGAGAGAGAAATATTTGGACCCAAGAAAAGAGGACCTAAGCTGAAGACTTTTCTTCTAAAg GCCCAAGCTAAAGAAAAGGCAAAGTCTTATGAATTTAGGAATGAATCATCCAGGGGCATTCATGTTGCATATCCCAGTCCAGAGCCTGTGGTAACCCCTAGAGCGAGAGAGGGACTGCGTGCTGTGGTTCCCACCATTTTCCCTCCCAGCACAGTCAACCGAGGGGAGAGTGTAAGGCTTTCACCTCCAGAACCAAGGGAGCATCGTTCTTCGCCCTCAGCAAGACCCAGCACTGATGCATTTACTCTTGCCCCAAAGAAGAGAGGACGGAAGCCCAAATTGCTGTTCACAGATAGCTATACAAGCTCCTTACATCCAGAGCATGCAAAAAGAGCAGCAGATGAGACCATGGCAAGCATTCCTTCCAAAATGGCAAAGTTAGGTTTGGGTGAAGAGGAAGAGAGATGTTCTGAAATGAGTGGGAGAATTAAAATATCTCATAAGCACATGAATGCTACCTATttacacaaacaaaacagagtCTTTCCAAGCAGGAGTACCCAGCACATTTCTCCAGAGTGGAATTTGCATTCCAGCAGAGTGGATGCAGACTTACAGGGCTGCAGGACTAATCCACAAACAAGCCTCTTTCACCATAAACACCTGAAGCACCATTCAAAACGAAGAACATTTGAACATGGTGATTCCACCAGCAGACAGCCTTCACTTATCGCCAAAATCCCAGTGTCACGAATATATGGAGAGCCAGAAGAGGGAGATGCTTGGAGACCCACTTTCAGCAATGTGGAGAAAGTTATAGTTACCGATGTTACGACAAACTTCCTGACTGTAACGATCAAAGAGAGTAGCACAGATGAAGGCTTCTTCAAAGACAAAAGATGA
- the LOC125272927 gene encoding E3 SUMO-protein ligase CBX4-like isoform X1 — MELPAAGEHVFAVESIEKKRIRKGRFEYLVKWRGWSPKYNTWEPEENILDPRLLVAFQNRERQEQLMGYRKRGPKPKHLLLQVPSFARRSSVLTDLQEVSQDEDNQPKATPDLVQSQQYQLDSKKHHLYQPNSKDKQGDAQTNGKNKHYYQLNSKKHHHYQPNPKMYDSLYQRVRESKVPELTDKEWNLSPALQQKWVQDNDSGCLNKVRNITMELKKLSKLNGRADLNVNAKEDTAPPNGISSKMKIVKNKNKNGRIVIVMSKYMENGTQAAKIKKGTVDAKEKRQAQDCKSCGTDESTEKIKYTKKQSLVKVIKKDSKAESACLGLSNGLSSCKGDNPKKACSVLFEPNNSKKLGSTGEPAFEQPFKLTTKTSLTPLPFEKNDQRGTQSSQYGPPTFPQKRCRSEADSGSGEAKRFLSSQSTSAPNTDLSHSCNGTTDFNDHKHSGGHDFEILDFNQDEPIDLSCVRSREERKCFTHSQIENSIAIGKEAVSTPEQEEIEVKKTVPSFTPFLGNIIITDVTANCLTVTFKEYVKFRNM, encoded by the exons ATGGAGCTGCCCGCCGCGGGTGAGCACGTCTTCGCGGTGGAAAGCATCGAAAAGAAACGCATTAGAAAG GGAAGGTTTGAGTACCTAGTCAAGTGGAGAGGCTGGTCTCCCAA ATATAACACGTGGGAGCCAGAAGAAAATATTCTGGACCCGAGACTTCTCGTCGCTTTCCAAAACAG gGAAAGACAAGAGCAGCTAATGGGTTATCGTAAACGAGGGCCAAAACCAAAACATCTACTCCTGCAG GTACCATCATTTGCTCGAAGATCCAGTGTTCTTACTGACCTTCAGGAGGTGTCTCAGGATGAGGATAACCAGCCCAAAGCAACTCCAGACCTGGTCCAAAGTCAGCAATACCAGCTTGACAGCAAGAAGCACCATCTCTACCAGCCCAACTCAAAAGACAAGCAGGGAGATGCACAAACAAATGGGAAAAATAAGCACTACTACCAGCTCAACAGCAAGAAACACCACCACTATCAACCAAACCCTAAAATGTATGACTCCCTGTATCAAAGGGTCAGAGAGAGCAAAGTTCCTGAGTTAACTGACAAGGAATGGAATTTATCTCCAGCATTACAGCAGAAATGGGTTCAAGATAATGATTCTGGGTGCCTCAATAAGGTGAGGAATATTACAATGGAGTTGAAAAAGCTTTCTAAACTAAACGGTAGAGCTGACTTAAATGTGAACGCAAAGGAGGACACAGCACCGCCTAATGGAATAAGTAGCAAAATGAAGATTGTGAAGAACAAGAATAAAAACGGGCGCATTGTCATTGTCATGAGCAAGTACATGGAAAATGGCACCCAGGCAGCTAAAATTAAGAAGGGAACGGTTGATGCTAAGGAAAAAAGGCAAGCACAGGACTGTAAGTCCTGTGGAACAGATGAGAGCACAGAGAAGATAAAGTACACAAAGAAGCAAAGTCTTGTGAAAGTGATAAAAAAGGACAGCAAAGCTGAGTCTGCCTGTTTGGGGCTTTCCAATGGACTATCATCTTGTAAAGGGGACAATCCTAAAAAAGCATGCTCCGTACTGTTTGAGCCAAACAACTCAAAGAAGCTTGGCAGCACTGGAGAGCCTGCATTTGAACAACCCTTTAAACTGACAACCAAAACCAGTCTGACTCCATTGCCTTTTGAGAAGAATGATCAAAGAGGCACCCAATCTAGCCAATATGGTCCCCCCACCTTCCCTCAAAAGCGTTGCCGCTCTGAGGCAGACAGTGGCAGTGGAGAGGCTAAGAGGTTTTTAAGTTCTCAGAGTACAAGTGCTCCAAATACTGACTTGTCTCACTCTTGCAATGGAACCACAGACTTCAATGACCATAAGCACTCTGGTGGACATGACTTTGAAATCCTGGACTTCAACCAAGATGAACCCATAGACCTCAGCTGTGTAAGGTCGAGAGAAGAGAGAAAATGTTTTACACATTCTCAGATTGAAAACTCTATAGCAATTGGGAAAGAAGCAGTGTCCACACCAGAACAAGAAGAGATAGAAGTGAAAAAAACTGTTCCAAGCTTTACACCGTTTCTGGGGAATATAATAATCACTGATGTCACAGCGAACTGCCTCACAGTGACATTCAAGGAGTATGTTAAGTTTAGGAATATGTGA
- the LOC125272927 gene encoding E3 SUMO-protein ligase CBX4-like isoform X2, with protein MELPAAGEHVFAVESIEKKRIRKGRFEYLVKWRGWSPKERQEQLMGYRKRGPKPKHLLLQVPSFARRSSVLTDLQEVSQDEDNQPKATPDLVQSQQYQLDSKKHHLYQPNSKDKQGDAQTNGKNKHYYQLNSKKHHHYQPNPKMYDSLYQRVRESKVPELTDKEWNLSPALQQKWVQDNDSGCLNKVRNITMELKKLSKLNGRADLNVNAKEDTAPPNGISSKMKIVKNKNKNGRIVIVMSKYMENGTQAAKIKKGTVDAKEKRQAQDCKSCGTDESTEKIKYTKKQSLVKVIKKDSKAESACLGLSNGLSSCKGDNPKKACSVLFEPNNSKKLGSTGEPAFEQPFKLTTKTSLTPLPFEKNDQRGTQSSQYGPPTFPQKRCRSEADSGSGEAKRFLSSQSTSAPNTDLSHSCNGTTDFNDHKHSGGHDFEILDFNQDEPIDLSCVRSREERKCFTHSQIENSIAIGKEAVSTPEQEEIEVKKTVPSFTPFLGNIIITDVTANCLTVTFKEYVKFRNM; from the exons ATGGAGCTGCCCGCCGCGGGTGAGCACGTCTTCGCGGTGGAAAGCATCGAAAAGAAACGCATTAGAAAG GGAAGGTTTGAGTACCTAGTCAAGTGGAGAGGCTGGTCTCCCAA gGAAAGACAAGAGCAGCTAATGGGTTATCGTAAACGAGGGCCAAAACCAAAACATCTACTCCTGCAG GTACCATCATTTGCTCGAAGATCCAGTGTTCTTACTGACCTTCAGGAGGTGTCTCAGGATGAGGATAACCAGCCCAAAGCAACTCCAGACCTGGTCCAAAGTCAGCAATACCAGCTTGACAGCAAGAAGCACCATCTCTACCAGCCCAACTCAAAAGACAAGCAGGGAGATGCACAAACAAATGGGAAAAATAAGCACTACTACCAGCTCAACAGCAAGAAACACCACCACTATCAACCAAACCCTAAAATGTATGACTCCCTGTATCAAAGGGTCAGAGAGAGCAAAGTTCCTGAGTTAACTGACAAGGAATGGAATTTATCTCCAGCATTACAGCAGAAATGGGTTCAAGATAATGATTCTGGGTGCCTCAATAAGGTGAGGAATATTACAATGGAGTTGAAAAAGCTTTCTAAACTAAACGGTAGAGCTGACTTAAATGTGAACGCAAAGGAGGACACAGCACCGCCTAATGGAATAAGTAGCAAAATGAAGATTGTGAAGAACAAGAATAAAAACGGGCGCATTGTCATTGTCATGAGCAAGTACATGGAAAATGGCACCCAGGCAGCTAAAATTAAGAAGGGAACGGTTGATGCTAAGGAAAAAAGGCAAGCACAGGACTGTAAGTCCTGTGGAACAGATGAGAGCACAGAGAAGATAAAGTACACAAAGAAGCAAAGTCTTGTGAAAGTGATAAAAAAGGACAGCAAAGCTGAGTCTGCCTGTTTGGGGCTTTCCAATGGACTATCATCTTGTAAAGGGGACAATCCTAAAAAAGCATGCTCCGTACTGTTTGAGCCAAACAACTCAAAGAAGCTTGGCAGCACTGGAGAGCCTGCATTTGAACAACCCTTTAAACTGACAACCAAAACCAGTCTGACTCCATTGCCTTTTGAGAAGAATGATCAAAGAGGCACCCAATCTAGCCAATATGGTCCCCCCACCTTCCCTCAAAAGCGTTGCCGCTCTGAGGCAGACAGTGGCAGTGGAGAGGCTAAGAGGTTTTTAAGTTCTCAGAGTACAAGTGCTCCAAATACTGACTTGTCTCACTCTTGCAATGGAACCACAGACTTCAATGACCATAAGCACTCTGGTGGACATGACTTTGAAATCCTGGACTTCAACCAAGATGAACCCATAGACCTCAGCTGTGTAAGGTCGAGAGAAGAGAGAAAATGTTTTACACATTCTCAGATTGAAAACTCTATAGCAATTGGGAAAGAAGCAGTGTCCACACCAGAACAAGAAGAGATAGAAGTGAAAAAAACTGTTCCAAGCTTTACACCGTTTCTGGGGAATATAATAATCACTGATGTCACAGCGAACTGCCTCACAGTGACATTCAAGGAGTATGTTAAGTTTAGGAATATGTGA
- the lg7h17orf67 gene encoding uncharacterized protein C17orf67 homolog, whose product MKLLACLFCVVLLTFCTDANPIINESFAKQLLRTKRQKPGHPDEPLREHMLHIKRLEQRARETNMEHWLNPHCFPRCDRNYGYPV is encoded by the exons ATGAAGCTGTTGGCATGCCTTTTTTGCGTGGTCTTATTGACCTTCTGCACTG ATGCAAACCCCATCATTAATGAGAGCTTTGCAAAGCAGCTACTCCGCACTAAGAGACAGAAGCCTGGGCACCCTGATGAACCTTTGAGG GAACACATGCTGCATATAAAgaggctggagcagagggctcgggaGACCAATATGGAGCACTGGCTAAACCCTCACTGCTTCCCTCGTTGTGACCGCAACTACGGCTACCCTGTGTAA